Proteins from a genomic interval of Vreelandella profundi:
- a CDS encoding alpha/beta fold hydrolase — protein sequence MKRPFISPVLLAGCTIAAGGYASSAVANDTPEYDAELSGFEYAYPVERFAFSSQGQELQMAYLDVQPEEGNANGRTVVLMHGKNFCAGTWEGTISELHEAGYRVIAPDQIGFCKSTKPEHYQFSFHQLASNTQALLEELGVDNATIMGHSMGGMLATRYALMYPEQTEQLVMVNPIGLEDWKALGVPYQSIDDGYQAELGKNAEGIRAYQEATYYVNTWEPEYDRWVEMQAGMYAGEDKELVAWNQALTSDMVFTQPVVYEFDELAMPTLLLIGEKDNTAIGKANAPTDIQETLGRYDVLGEQAAEAIPQATLVEFPDLGHSPQIQEPERFHEELLKGLSDL from the coding sequence ATGAAACGCCCGTTTATTTCCCCCGTACTATTAGCCGGTTGCACTATTGCAGCAGGCGGTTATGCCAGCAGCGCAGTGGCCAATGACACGCCTGAATATGATGCCGAGCTGTCCGGTTTTGAATACGCTTACCCGGTTGAACGCTTTGCCTTTAGCTCTCAGGGCCAGGAGCTGCAAATGGCCTACCTGGATGTACAGCCTGAAGAGGGCAACGCCAACGGTAGAACCGTGGTGCTGATGCATGGCAAAAATTTCTGCGCGGGCACTTGGGAAGGCACTATTAGCGAATTGCACGAGGCGGGTTATCGCGTCATTGCGCCGGACCAAATAGGTTTTTGCAAGTCGACCAAGCCCGAGCATTATCAGTTCAGCTTCCATCAGTTGGCGTCCAATACTCAGGCGCTGCTGGAAGAGCTGGGCGTTGATAATGCCACCATTATGGGCCACTCCATGGGCGGCATGCTGGCGACACGTTACGCCTTGATGTATCCCGAGCAGACCGAGCAATTGGTGATGGTCAACCCGATTGGCTTGGAAGACTGGAAAGCCCTCGGCGTGCCTTATCAGAGCATTGACGATGGCTATCAGGCCGAGCTTGGCAAAAATGCTGAAGGCATTCGTGCTTATCAGGAGGCCACTTACTATGTGAATACCTGGGAGCCTGAATACGATCGTTGGGTTGAGATGCAGGCAGGCATGTACGCCGGGGAAGATAAAGAACTGGTGGCGTGGAATCAGGCACTGACCTCGGATATGGTTTTCACTCAGCCGGTAGTCTATGAGTTTGACGAGCTTGCGATGCCAACGCTGTTACTGATTGGCGAGAAGGACAATACCGCGATCGGCAAGGCGAATGCGCCTACAGACATTCAAGAGACGCTAGGCCGCTACGATGTGCTTGGCGAACAGGCCGCAGAGGCTATTCCACAAGCGACGCTGGTCGAGTTCCCCGATCTAGGCCACTCACCTCAGATCCAGGAGCCGGAGCGTTTTCATGAGGAGCTGCTCAAGGGATTATCGGACCTTTAA
- the modF gene encoding molybdate ABC transporter ATP-binding protein ModF codes for MDPLIRPGTIRLTKATVSFDDRFTLSEIDWTITPEQHWVITGTNGAGKSALAAALAGIGDITGGSIQGLPSNVGIVSFEAQAELIAQELKKDDADIMDVISLGTPVSEMIFDYCQDHQLASELVEKFGLTTLLDRAFRKLSTGESRKVMLIRALANKPDLLILDEPFDGLDVATLAMLQAHLASVIDIVPMVMVLNRFDEMPDFITHVAYLDKKSADNRKGKKTGDQGRLALTVDRQDQAAFNELYQLLHLKTTDLSVPEADPTHKLPALDPSQPLVKLTQATIQYGDTVIVDKLDWTIEQGQHWQLSGPNGSGKTCVLSLITGDHPQCYTNDIFVFGFQRGNGESIWQIKQFIGYVSTNLQWEYRVSTSCKNVIISGFYDSIGMYTKSTDSQKKIADQWLALLGMTERADQPFNKLSYGDQRLLLIARAMVKHPPLLILDEPCLGLDEMNRQLVLALIEKICQGFETTVLYVNHHAEDQIAGIDNYLALEKNN; via the coding sequence ATGGATCCATTAATCCGCCCAGGCACTATCCGCTTAACAAAAGCGACGGTTAGCTTTGATGATCGCTTCACGCTAAGCGAGATTGATTGGACCATTACGCCAGAACAACACTGGGTGATTACGGGCACCAATGGCGCGGGAAAATCGGCCCTGGCGGCTGCGCTAGCGGGCATTGGCGATATCACGGGGGGAAGCATTCAGGGGCTGCCCAGCAACGTGGGCATCGTCTCTTTTGAAGCCCAGGCGGAGCTTATCGCCCAGGAGCTCAAAAAAGACGACGCCGATATTATGGACGTCATTTCACTCGGCACGCCCGTTAGTGAAATGATTTTTGATTATTGCCAAGATCATCAACTCGCCAGCGAACTGGTAGAAAAGTTCGGGCTGACAACGCTACTCGACCGCGCGTTTCGCAAACTATCCACCGGCGAATCGCGTAAAGTCATGCTGATTCGCGCACTGGCCAACAAGCCTGATTTACTTATTTTAGACGAGCCGTTCGATGGCCTGGATGTAGCCACGCTGGCCATGCTGCAAGCACATCTCGCCTCTGTTATCGACATCGTCCCTATGGTCATGGTGCTGAATCGCTTTGATGAAATGCCGGATTTCATCACGCACGTGGCCTATCTAGACAAAAAAAGCGCGGACAATAGAAAAGGTAAAAAGACGGGCGACCAGGGGCGCCTAGCGCTCACGGTAGATCGTCAGGACCAGGCCGCCTTCAATGAGCTATATCAGTTGCTGCATTTGAAAACCACCGATCTAAGCGTACCGGAGGCCGACCCTACTCATAAGCTACCCGCTCTCGATCCAAGCCAGCCATTGGTAAAACTAACGCAGGCAACGATTCAATACGGCGACACCGTGATTGTTGATAAGCTCGATTGGACCATAGAGCAGGGCCAGCATTGGCAGCTGAGCGGGCCTAACGGTAGCGGCAAAACCTGCGTGTTGTCGTTGATCACCGGCGATCATCCGCAGTGCTACACCAACGATATTTTTGTGTTTGGATTCCAGCGCGGTAACGGCGAAAGCATCTGGCAGATTAAACAGTTTATCGGCTATGTATCGACTAACCTGCAATGGGAATACCGCGTTAGCACCAGCTGCAAAAACGTGATTATTTCTGGCTTCTACGACAGCATCGGCATGTACACCAAGTCCACCGACAGCCAGAAAAAAATTGCCGATCAGTGGCTTGCGCTACTGGGCATGACCGAGCGCGCCGACCAGCCGTTTAACAAGCTTTCTTACGGCGACCAGCGCCTGCTACTCATCGCCCGCGCGATGGTCAAGCACCCGCCTCTGCTGATTCTAGACGAACCCTGCCTAGGCCTAGACGAAATGAACCGCCAACTCGTCCTGGCTCTGATCGAAAAAATCTGCCAAGGCTTCGAAACCACGGTGCTCTACGTCAACCACCACGCGGAAGACCAGATAGCAGGCATAGACAATTATTTAGCGTTAGAGAAGAACAACTAG